A genomic stretch from Deltaproteobacteria bacterium includes:
- the rpmG gene encoding 50S ribosomal protein L33, whose protein sequence is MSGRRPRSWPRKKGGKGGRELIRLVSTAGTGYFYTTSKNKRRTPDKLVLKKYDPKIRKHVDFKESKI, encoded by the coding sequence ATTTCCGGCAGGAGACCACGGTCATGGCCAAGAAAAAAGGGCGGCAAAGGCGGCCGCGAACTGATTCGCCTCGTGTCCACGGCGGGGACGGGGTACTTCTACACCACCAGCAAGAACAAGCGCCGCACGCCGGACAAGCTGGTCCTCAAGAAGTACGACCCCAAGATCCGCAAACACGTCGACTTCAAAGAGTCGAAGATCTGA
- a CDS encoding 50S ribosomal protein L28, which translates to MSRVCQVTGKSALVGNKISHSNRKSKRRFEVNLRSKRYWFEEENRWIRLRVSARGMRIIDKKGLAAVVREMRARGEKV; encoded by the coding sequence ATGTCTCGCGTCTGTCAGGTCACCGGCAAGTCCGCGCTGGTCGGCAACAAGATCAGCCACTCGAACCGCAAATCGAAGCGGCGGTTCGAGGTCAACCTGCGGTCGAAACGCTACTGGTTCGAGGAAGAAAACCGCTGGATCCGACTGCGCGTCTCCGCCCGCGGCATGCGCATCATCGACAAAAAGGGCCTCGCGGCCGTCGTGCGAGAGATGCGTGCGCGCGGCGAGAAGGTCTAG